TTTCATCGCTAAAAATGAACAACGTTAATGGAATGTTAAAACCCGGAAACAACACAGACTTCACAATGTGCCATTCACAGTTCTATATACTGATCACGAAGCCCCCCTAGAATGAACACTCCAGGATAGACAACATGTCTTTCCTCGTTATATTTCAGATTGTGCAGATCGCACCATGACCAGAGCCGTCAGAAGCTATTTTGAATAAAACACAGCATGTACTCGTCGTCAAGCTAAATCTAAAATACAGTTCTACAGTTTTGACAAGTATCTGTGTGACACTGTTCCATtcgtgtaacgttacacaagAAAATATATCGCAGTCAGAGCCTTATTGGGCTTCCTCCCGACTCCTAGACTTTGAAGCCATACAACACCCCTATTTCCTAGATCCACCAATAGGAGCAAGGGAATCTTAATCACGTTGCAAACccatccaataggagctcaggattttTTGTCACTATTGAAACTTAGCCTCCAACATCAGTGTAACAGACATTTCTCAGTAACAGAATTTTCATGACTTAGAGGGGTTGTCCATAAAGATTCTAGGGTCCAGGAAGAGCTGCTGCTACCTTCTTTCTCCACAACGATGCACGAATGTACTGTCCCGGACCTACTTTTGTGTGTGTACTGTGCCATGGTACTATGACTGTGCTATCTCTAGCACTGGCCGAAACTCTAGTACGTACCCCTCACGTGCATAGTAACACATACCCTTTCACAATAATATACCAATCATTTGTAACAAACAGGCATTGTTCAAACAAATTTTAcgtacacacaacacacacaatacaaataCTTTGTATTTACATAGCATTTGGAGCGAATTCTCTTATCATTTCATCCACAATACTCTTCTTTACAAATATGAAGTCGTAAAAGCAATAAACCTTTCATAGTAGCGATATGCTTTCGTGTAATGTAATTCTGATAGTTCACAGTCCATGTAGACACAATACAACCACGACATCTACGCATGATATTTGGAGCGAATTCTCCTATCATTTCTGCCACAATACTTTACTGTACAGATATGAAGTCGTAAAAGCAATACCCTATCATAATAGCGATATGCTTTCGTCTATGAAATTCTGAAAGATCCCTGTAGGCTTGTTTTCAATGCCATTACCTGATTAGACTACAACGGATAGTAGGTTATGCATCATTTACAAGCTTAGGGGTTATGAACCCATTGGTAATATGTGCGGATTGTGTCACAAAGGTCCATTAGACAGGCTTAGTTGCCTGAGCGACTATACAGTCCATGACAGACAAGAAGAAGGCTTATGTAAGGATCCAACAAAGACTCTTTCCAAGAAATCAATGAGTCATCATTTCTATTTTTAGAACGACGTCAATTTGTCACCATCATAAGTGATACTGTAAAAAGGGGTAATGTTTGCttggatttgattttgtggtagGAAGAAAATGGAGCGTTTGCGGTTGTTTTGTAGTTCTTTGTTTAAGCAAGGTAGTAGGCATGTAGAAGACAAACATTTAcccagtggttttaagtttacgATTATAAAGGAagccaccgcgaaaaaaaaaattacacatacagccacaacaaacaaattacaTTTTATAGTATCTAGCAGACCAATTATCACTGGAAATCTATCATGTTCATCGAATCAGTAATTAATGAAAAATTAGAAAGACAATATCGTTCGCGAGACACTCATTAATAAGACATAAATATTAATTTCTCGAAAATGTAATTGACATAATAAAACTAGCAAGACAAGGAAGGTAGTTTGAAATGTGTTCTCATAATGTTGGGTATAATTGAATATGCTTATTAgtgaaaaatattaataaataGAGGAaacttgttttcattttgttgggTATAATTGAATATGCTTATTAGtgaaaaatatcaatacatcaCAATGGGCCTTGCGGTCATGACAGTTAGACTTTATTTCCCTAAGGAATTGTCTCGTGTTACGGTTTTTAGTGTAATTCGGCCAATTTGTACTCATACATTGGTTCTAGAATTAATTTCTATCATAATTGGGTCAGACTAAACAAAAAACTAACAAGAATTATTTGCGGTAGACACTTGCGATAGATTCTTTCGCTGTCATTGGTGGATCAATTCCACGATTGCGGCAAGGCTGCTGTGATCGCGCTGTGATCTAAAACCTTACTCTAAACGATTTCCACCGATACAAATATCCGGAAGACTCGAACGGggaaacagacagacatacagacacacctaaaacaatacctccatttttatggaggtaacagCGAATTTAATTGCGCTCTGTATGTATAGTTTCCAATCACACgtttacattttgcataatattccTTTTATAAAACTAGGTTTTTAAATATCCTATTGTAGTCGTAGTGAGGTTTTAATTATGGAATAGGTTTCTTATAAATCAGCCGAACAAATCTTTAACCTAAAAATTTACGGTTGAAATATTTCAGTGAAAACTCGAAGGGTTTATCTGATCACTAGGACTGAGATTTGAGCACACACGCAAGATTTGTGCACAGTATGGCATACATAACCTTTTaacattttcttcaaattaGACCTAGAATGAAGCGAGCAAATTCGAGATTCGTGTAATTTAATTTGCAAGGTTTCTGTTCTACAAATTAATTAAGAGGACTGCGTCAATTAGACGGACACACTGCAAAGTAAAACGAGAGAAAACTCCGTAGCGAGCCATTTTTAGTATACAAAAAGACACGAACACAAAGACAAATAGCATATTTTCTTGGCGTTAGAAACAAATAGGCTTTAGGATTAGGTTTATGGCGTATACATGTGATTTCGGGTGCTCTGGCTGTGTGTATTGTTGAAAGGGTTGTATTAACTAGAAAAGCCTGGATACCGTTAGAGTTAATACAAAACTACGTCCGGCATAGTTGACAGATGGGCACTTAAACATTATGGGGTCAGCTCTCGACTAATAATGCGTCGGGTATACATGGTTAAAATGAACGTAATATATACACTGCATTGGGGTAGTTTAGAAAAGGATGTGtacgtgttgtttttgttgtgacctgtacttagctcggtttgGCACAAAATGTACTACAAAATCTCTATTCATACATCATTTTGTAATCTTTAATCGCCAATTTTCTGCTCTAATGCTAAATGATATGCTGTGTATAAAAATAAGAGGAAAAGTACGTACCGGTTGAGAGATATAACAGCGAGAGTTAGGACGGACGCCAAGCCGAACATCGTCGTGGTAAAGCCGTTGATAGCACACATTGCGTCGCCCATGTTCCAACGCTTCTCGGAGACGAGAACTACCACCGTTATGGGACCGTTGACCACTGCGGTAAGAAGATCGCAGAGAGCGAGGTTGAAGACGAGTTGGTTGGACACAGTCCGGAGTTTGGGGTTGGAAATGACCATCCAACACACGGCAGCGTTTCCTAGTACAGTAGCCAGCATGATCAGCAACATCGCCGTTATCTCTAGGACCACCGTGCCGAGGGCGGATCCTTCCTCGGCGGTAGTTGAGGGGGTCGCCGAAGCGTTCTCGTCTCTCGTCCCGTTCCACGTAACGAAAGCGTCCATCGTTGGCGACCCGAAAACTCGAGTCACCAGCGTCGAAGGAAACTCGGTCGGATAATAACTCATCCTTGGTTTATCCTCTTTCGTTTAGCAACAAAAAAGAGCAGAATTTTGAAGAATTTTATGGTAGCGGTGGCACTACGTACTAAGTGAACTAGACGTTCCAGCTATGAGAGATTGAACACAAGATACGTGTCAGTCGCTTTACATAAGTATTACTTGCTAAACATGTAGGATGAATTTGTAAGACAGGGTAGAGCGCCAATGAGTTTGCCAAAGGCGCGTCATGGGGCGGTCCATAGCTGGCTGGTGGGCCGAACAAGAGACTTACAGGTGGGGGAAGTCAACTGTAGGCGAGATATGCGTAAATCCCGGGAAATTTGCATAGGCGTCCTTCACCCAACACGCCCccttgcgtgtgtgtgtatatactGCAGCTAGGCTATTCTTTGGCCCGAGTCACTTATTGTGTAGGGTAACGGCagggtgtgtttggctagaatCCAGAGGTCATTGGTTTTTATCAgttgatacattgtattttgtatatgcTACTGATATTTTGCCAGTGGGAAAGGCATTGCACTCAGTtagaaatgagtacctagcttcggttagggccatTATTTGGAtatgacgttaaatggaggacCCGTTTTTAAGGAGAGCCACTACTCGAGAACGTTGAAAAACCCAAAACACTTACAGAAAATGATAGAGGTCCTCAAAACCATCATTTTTGGGGCCACAACTGAAACAATTATTGCCGTATAACAACCTGTACAGACCCTGGCGAATCAGCCCCGCCTactgtaagctcctcacaatctAGCATTTGGCTGCGAAATTAGAATAGACGATTCACAAAGTACTAATAATCTAAAACAAAACGACAAATATATTCTATCT
Above is a genomic segment from Branchiostoma floridae strain S238N-H82 chromosome 16, Bfl_VNyyK, whole genome shotgun sequence containing:
- the LOC118403476 gene encoding neuropeptide FF receptor 1-like, producing MSYYPTEFPSTLVTRVFGSPTMDAFVTWNGTRDENASATPSTTAEEGSALGTVVLEITAMLLIMLATVLGNAAVCWMVISNPKLRTVSNQLVFNLALCDLLTAVVNGPITVVVLVSEKRWNMGDAMCAINGFTTTMFGLASVLTLAVISLNRFAMIVHPQKAGRWFSVWKLRAMIFGEYYTFSFT